In the genome of Neisseria lactamica, the window GCGGTAGCCTTCCGATTAAAGGAAGAGTCATACAGGCTGTTTGGAAAACGTTGTGCCGCATTATTAAAGATGCCCTCCTTCGCAAGGGCTTTATCGACAAATTCCGCCTTGTCGGCATCAACGCCCGGATCCCCCCAAGAACCTTGACAGATAAAGTCCAGCGCGAAAGGGGCACTCATACACTCGTCAAAACCGGCTTTGCGTTCTGCGGCACGGCGGCTGCGGTACTGTTCGAAAGCAGTATTATCGAAACGGTTTTTAACAAAATCGTCTTTGCGCTCACGGTATTCCTTGGCGGTTTCGTCACGATATGCTTTCAGTTTCTCCAATGCCTTATCTTTCGGCTCGAACGGGATGACTTCGTTTTTTTCGGTCAAAAAGCCTACCGCATCCTCACCTGACAAACCCGCCGCATATTCGTTTTTCAGAAAAAACTGCCCCACCTTCGCATCGGATTCATTCTTGGTATAAGACACTTCGGCATTGAGCTGCCAACCGTTGTCAAACACATGTTTGAAACCTGAGAAAAGGTTGTATTTGTCGGCACTTAACCGCGACCAATCCTCCCCCAAATAAGTGTTGCGCGGCAGTTGCAACGGCCGGTTGCAGGCAGGCGTAGAACTGAACGAGGCAGTTTTCTGATTTTCACAGGGCAAAATAATGCCCGAAAAATCAGGAACCTCCCTACTCTTCTGATACATACCGCCCAAAGTAAGCACACTGCTGTCGCCCGCATCGGCTTCGGCAATGCCGTAAACCATATGTTTCCTGCCCCAAACGCGGTCTTTAAACGATTTTTTATACTCTTCCGCACCCACCAACCTTCCGCGTAAGGTATTCGCCTTATTCAGGCTGCCTGAAACATCCAACACTGCACGCCGGCTGCCGCGATGGTCGGCGGTCAGCTCCCCGGTATGTTTGAAAGAAGCGGTAGGTCGCTTACGGATCAAATTGACGGTTCCGCCCGGCTCTGAATTGGATTGGGTCAACCCCGTTGCACCCCGTACAACTTCAATATGGTCATAAACCGCCAAATCGGTACTCGGAGACACGTCGATTTTCGCCGTATATCCCGAACGGCCTGCAACATTGACGGTAATACCGTCTTCACCAATCTGATCAATATAGAAACCGCGTGACAAAAACCGCGTCTGCAAGCCTGAATCGCGCACAACGTTGACACCCGTCGTGTTTTTCATTGCCTCTTCAAGCGTATGCACCGCCTTATCGTCAAGGCGGCTGCGCGTGATGACGCTGACCGACTGCGGCGTATCCTTGCCCGCAATCCTCATACCTGTGGCGGTGGACATCCGATCTATCGTATAAGAACGGGTCTTTTCAGTCTTGCCCGACAAAGCATGAGAGCCGCGTACATTGACCGTATCCAGATTGACGGTATTGCCGTCTGAAACAGGCACAACACCGTCTGCAAAAGAACCACCGTAAGCCGATAACAGCATAACGGTCAGAATTTTAAGTGAAAAATGATTTTGATTCATAGAGACCTCTGTAATATGCAAGTGTGCAAATCGTCCAAAGGCTCTCACAACTGTTTTGATTTTTTATATTAATTGAAAAAAAGTAATTCTCAATTAAATTTATAGATAGGATTGTATTCCCATTTTGACAAAAAACAAACTGCTCCTTACCGTTTATTTCAAAAAACGATAATATTGTATTGAAAAATATCCGAATTTAAATACAGACCGTCAATGCAGAAAAAAACACCCAAATTGGCTATAATCCCGACAAACACACTCAAGGACAACAACATGGCAGCCTCGCCCGAAGCAAAATTCACTGAAGAAAAGATTTTGTGGGTCAAACACCACACGCCGAAACTCATCACTTTCACCATCAGCCGTCCCGAATCCTACCGTTTTAAAGCCGGACAGTTCTCCCGACTCGGTTTCTACGAAGGGGAAGGCTTTATTTGGCGTGCCTACTCCATCGTTTCCGCAGAATATGCCGACACGCTCGAATATTTTGCCGTACTCATCCAAGACGGCCCCATGTCGGCCCGTTTCGCCAAAATGCAACAGGGCGACACCATCCTGCTCGATAAAAATGCCACCGGCTTCCTCCTGCCCGAACGCTTCCCCGACGGCAAGGATTTGGTGATGCTCTGCACCGGCTCCGGCATCGCCCCCTTCCTTTCCATTCTCGAACAACCCGAAATCCGGCAGCGTTTCGATACCGTCAACCTGATACATTCCGTATCTTTTCCCGAAGAATTGATTTTCAACGACCGGCTCGCCGCATTGTCCGAACATCCCCTGGTAGGCGAATACGGACACTCGTTCCGTTTCGTCCCTGTTACCACCCGTGCCGCCAATTCCGACGGATTGGGCGGCAAACGCATTCCCGAACTCTTAAAAAACGGCAGCATCGAACAGGCACTGCATACCAAGTTCACCCCGGAATCCACACGGTTTATGATTTGCGGCAACCCCGAAATGGTCAAAGACACTTTCCAAACGCTGCTTGACATGGGTTACGCCATGCACCGCAACCGCATTCCCGGTCAAATCATGATGGAAAACGGCTTCTAAAAACCACCCTGCTTGTCCGATGCTTTCGGATGGACGGGCAAACCGACACGGCACGAAAACCGCGTCGGCAAAAATGCCGTCTGAAAAGTTCAGACGGCATCTTCGGACACATTGCCTGCAAACGGCAACACATTCCAACCCAAACCGATTAGGCAATCAATACGAACGGCTGTTTACATACTTGCCGGCTTTCACCAACCGGTATCGATTTAACCGATTTCCTTAATATTTTTCCTGTCCGTTTTAAACTTCGCCTTAAACACATCCGGTAAATCTTTATCGAAATACCAAAGCCCGTCATCCATTTCCAATGCGCCGCCCATTCCGTGCAGAATGATTGTTTTCCCCGTCAGCGGATCGGTTTCGGTAATTTCCACTTCGTGCATTTTTCCCCAATCCAAAACAGGCAGTTTGTGTGCAAACGCCAAAACCTGTTCGTCAGAACGGCCGCACGCCTCATCGCATTTGCCCGAAACATACACGGGACACGGCGCGTCCTCTGCATAACCGTCCGGAAGGATACCGGCTGCGGCAGGACACAATCCGTATGTTTCCGCCCACGACGACAAAGCCCGTCTCGCCGCCTTTTTATTGGCAAATAATCCGGTAGGCGGATTATCCGCCACACCGTTTTTCAAAGCCGCTGTTTTCGCATTCAACATGCCGTCTGAACCTTTTTCAAACCTGACTGTCGTAAATGTTTTAAGCAGATTTTTGGCAGACACATAACAACCCGAATGATAATGCCCGACCAATTCCGCTTTAATCTTATATGCATGCAGGCTGCCCAATGCGGGAAAAAAACGGACTTCCTCCGTATTGCACCAATCAAACGGAACTTTTCCAGCATCCAATAAAGCCGAAACCTCGCTATATACCCGTTCAAACGTACCGATATAATTTATTGCTCCCCCGCCGTCGAAACAAGCCAGCACCCCCATACCGTCAGGCAAACCGTACAACTGTTCCCTCAACCGTTCGGGCAGCGCGGCAGGCAGCGGTTTCGGATTCATCAAACGGAAACACTGCCTGATCCATGCCTCAACCCCATGTTCCGACAGGCTGTATTCCAAATAATCACACAATGCCGATACATCCGCCATCGCACGATGCCTGTCTTCTACAACAATCCCCAACCTTTCGATGATGCTGTCCAGGCTGTGCTTGTAAAATTGCGGATACAGGCATCGGGACAACTGCACACTGCACAAAGCAGGCGATGAAAATCCGATACCCGCACGATGAAACTCATGCTTTAAAAACGTATAGTCGAAACGGCTGTTATGTGCAATCAACACACAACCCTTCAATACCGAAAACAACTCGCCGGCAATCTCTGCAAAAACAGGTGCGTCGGCAACCATGCCGTCTGAAATCCCCGTCAGCTCCGCCACAAACTGCGGAATCGGTTTTTGAGGATTAACCAGCCACTCATGCCTCACCACCCTTCCCTGCTCAAACTTGACCAAAGCCACTTCGGTTACCCTGTCTTCATACAGATTGCCGCCCGTCGATTCCAAATCAACCACGGCAACAGGCATTCCAAACCGTAAAAATGCCTTTTCCAGCAAGGGCCAGCGAGAAGTAACAATCATTTTATTCTCTTTAAATTCAAACAACAAACCGATATTTTACACTTTTGAGGCATTTCATCCAACAAAACAATTGACAGAATCCGATAATTACCCTAAAATTCAAATCTTTCTTGCAGCGCACCCGTAGCTCAGTTGGATAGAGTATCTGGCTACGAACCAGAGGGTCGGGCGTTCGAATCGCTCCGGGTGCGCCAGTAAGAAAATACAATATGCGCCCATCGTCTAGCGGTTAGGACATCGCCCTTTCACGGCGGTAACCGGGGTTCGATTCCCCGTGGGCGTGCCAAATTCCAAATCCCTGAGATTATCCCTCGGGGATTTTTTATTGCCTCGGCAACTCGTTACCATATCTTTACCTACCCCCTTCATCGAAATCTCAGACGTAATCGAATCATATTCAAACCTTTGCCGTGCAAACCGATATCCCATAACCGGATACGGTGTCCGTCCAACATTTTGTCCGATTGAAACGTCTGATATATTGCACCCCATCAACGTGGCATTACTTTTCTTAACAATCCCCTTTGACAGCAACTGACTAGGGCTTTTTTATGCCATCATCAAATTTATAGTGGATTAACTTTAAACCAGTACGGCGTTGCCTCGCCTTGCCGTACTATTTGTACTGTCTGCGGCTTCGTCGCCTTGTCCTGATTTAAATTTAATCCACTATAATATTTTCTTTCCCGATTGAAACAAGCATAACGACATATGCCCGAAGCCCCGGCTGCTTTCTTGTTTACCGCTACGATATTTAGAGTATAATACCAAATTTGAGCAATGGTTCTAAAACAGTTAGAACCATTTTTCATGAGCCTGACTGATTCGTATACTCGGAGAAACTGATGCAGAATATTTTTGACCCTTTGATTATTCGTGGAAAATCCCTTATTCCCATCGTGCAAGGCGGTATGGGGGTCGGTGTTTCCGCATCGGGTTTATCTAGCGCGGTGGCGCGTGAAAACGGTATCGGAACGATTGCCAGTGTGGATTTGCGCCACCTTCACGAAGACCTGCTCGCCGAATCCCAAATCAATCCGAGTGAAGAGAAATATACGTCTTTGAACTGTACCGCATTAGATAGGGAAATCCAAAAAGCCAAGAGTGCTTCAGAGGGAAAAGGACTGATTGCGGTCAACGTGATGAAGGCGGTCAAAGACCACGCCGCGTATGTCCGCCAGGCTTGCGAATCAGGGGCGGATGCAG includes:
- a CDS encoding 3'-5' exonuclease, coding for MIVTSRWPLLEKAFLRFGMPVAVVDLESTGGNLYEDRVTEVALVKFEQGRVVRHEWLVNPQKPIPQFVAELTGISDGMVADAPVFAEIAGELFSVLKGCVLIAHNSRFDYTFLKHEFHRAGIGFSSPALCSVQLSRCLYPQFYKHSLDSIIERLGIVVEDRHRAMADVSALCDYLEYSLSEHGVEAWIRQCFRLMNPKPLPAALPERLREQLYGLPDGMGVLACFDGGGAINYIGTFERVYSEVSALLDAGKVPFDWCNTEEVRFFPALGSLHAYKIKAELVGHYHSGCYVSAKNLLKTFTTVRFEKGSDGMLNAKTAALKNGVADNPPTGLFANKKAARRALSSWAETYGLCPAAAGILPDGYAEDAPCPVYVSGKCDEACGRSDEQVLAFAHKLPVLDWGKMHEVEITETDPLTGKTIILHGMGGALEMDDGLWYFDKDLPDVFKAKFKTDRKNIKEIG
- a CDS encoding ferredoxin--NADP reductase, which produces MAASPEAKFTEEKILWVKHHTPKLITFTISRPESYRFKAGQFSRLGFYEGEGFIWRAYSIVSAEYADTLEYFAVLIQDGPMSARFAKMQQGDTILLDKNATGFLLPERFPDGKDLVMLCTGSGIAPFLSILEQPEIRQRFDTVNLIHSVSFPEELIFNDRLAALSEHPLVGEYGHSFRFVPVTTRAANSDGLGGKRIPELLKNGSIEQALHTKFTPESTRFMICGNPEMVKDTFQTLLDMGYAMHRNRIPGQIMMENGF